From a single Lewinella sp. LCG006 genomic region:
- a CDS encoding VWA domain-containing protein, with protein sequence MKRLLFLFLFFLFTHAAMAGGGKEAYRNYFLGSYYFSEGDYGRAENHLRRAYQLHPNQYNFALAYALSLGQQQKTDDALEVLGRGKTMLSTRHPDYTHLASLQNFVNGMINLYGLRYGNAIAPLKRAIELQTELPYPEERSIMLNALGYAQVMNQGKGAAAHDNLGPHYHVHRRDLERGVTSFLAAYRADVQNIQAAKNYQLLVDTLGLASEIIVEDSVLNRDERQLKTYQYASLPANVQPLLEFIDYDEVVFLLDISGSMVMEEVSCIGEDRFDVMRETAQLLLANFAEATQVGIGTIGGDCGTVPRLWHPAGELSRKDLGYALKFLVPDGTTPLLTILQETPTLFTDNPNTTKALIFISDGENVCRLPGVDICEWTNSLASQQITINIMTFLGASLDNTNAFAEYTCLTENTFGRLLYMDGNRCRLEEYRFDLVKACRFDLPELRRVNCWGAATENLWAIFPE encoded by the coding sequence ATGAAACGACTGTTATTCCTGTTCTTATTTTTCCTTTTCACCCATGCGGCGATGGCCGGTGGTGGCAAAGAAGCTTACCGCAATTACTTCCTCGGGTCGTACTATTTTTCGGAAGGAGATTACGGGCGGGCGGAAAATCATTTGCGAAGAGCTTACCAATTGCATCCCAACCAGTACAATTTCGCGCTGGCTTATGCCCTTTCCCTGGGGCAGCAGCAAAAAACCGATGATGCGCTGGAAGTCCTCGGCAGAGGCAAGACCATGCTCAGTACAAGGCATCCTGATTATACCCATCTTGCGAGTTTGCAAAATTTCGTCAACGGGATGATTAACCTCTACGGACTGAGGTACGGCAATGCCATTGCGCCATTGAAGCGAGCGATAGAACTGCAAACGGAGTTGCCCTACCCTGAGGAACGCTCGATTATGCTCAACGCACTGGGTTATGCTCAGGTGATGAACCAAGGTAAAGGTGCCGCCGCTCACGACAATCTGGGCCCCCACTACCACGTACATCGCCGGGATTTGGAGCGCGGAGTCACCAGCTTTCTTGCGGCTTACCGCGCTGATGTGCAAAACATTCAGGCAGCAAAAAACTACCAGCTCCTGGTGGACACGCTCGGGCTAGCATCTGAAATCATCGTTGAAGACAGCGTACTCAACAGAGACGAACGCCAGCTAAAAACCTACCAATACGCCAGCTTGCCCGCCAACGTGCAGCCGCTGTTGGAGTTTATTGATTACGATGAAGTCGTCTTTTTATTAGACATTTCGGGCAGTATGGTCATGGAGGAGGTGAGTTGTATTGGAGAAGATCGCTTTGATGTAATGCGAGAAACTGCGCAGTTGCTTCTCGCGAATTTCGCCGAAGCGACCCAGGTAGGGATTGGCACCATCGGTGGCGACTGTGGTACGGTACCGCGTCTTTGGCACCCAGCGGGCGAGCTGAGTCGTAAAGACCTGGGGTATGCCCTAAAGTTTTTGGTACCGGATGGCACGACCCCGCTGCTCACCATCTTGCAGGAAACCCCCACGCTTTTTACCGATAACCCCAACACCACAAAAGCACTCATTTTCATCAGTGATGGCGAAAACGTGTGCCGCTTGCCGGGCGTAGACATCTGTGAATGGACCAATAGCCTGGCCAGTCAGCAAATCACCATCAATATCATGACCTTCCTGGGGGCCAGCCTGGACAATACCAATGCCTTTGCCGAATATACCTGCCTTACAGAAAACACTTTCGGGCGACTCCTCTACATGGATGGCAACCGCTGCCGATTGGAAGAATACCGATTTGACTTGGTGAAAGCATGTCGATTTGATTTGCCCGAACTGCGGAGAGTTAATTGCTGGGGGGCGGCTACGGAGAATTTGTGGGCGATTTTTCCAGAGTAG
- a CDS encoding pseudouridine synthase produces the protein MSKGPGNNPRFRQSRARNAGPAPKVQRDPAEIIGMRLNKYIAHSGICSRRQAGEYVKDGLVKVNDVLEINPAYQVQEGDVITFRGTVVQPEEELVYILLNKPSGVITTLSDEHGRKTVMDVLAGAVKQRIYPVGRLDRDTTGLLLLTNDGQLAKKLMHPSHEVPKVYEATLDKPVTPEDLAKITAGLTLEDGPVSVDWVNYLKPDQQEVVSMEIHLGRNRIVRRIFEHLGYQVVKLDRPYLAGLTKKDLPRSYFRYLTPQEITMLKHFVK, from the coding sequence ATGAGTAAAGGTCCTGGTAATAATCCTCGTTTTCGGCAAAGTCGTGCCCGCAATGCAGGTCCTGCACCCAAGGTGCAAAGGGATCCGGCAGAGATCATCGGGATGCGCCTCAATAAGTACATTGCCCACAGCGGTATCTGTAGCCGCCGACAAGCAGGCGAGTACGTGAAAGATGGCCTCGTGAAAGTCAACGATGTACTGGAGATCAACCCCGCCTATCAGGTACAGGAAGGCGATGTGATCACTTTCCGGGGTACCGTAGTGCAACCGGAAGAAGAACTCGTATATATATTGTTGAACAAGCCCAGTGGCGTGATCACCACTTTGTCTGACGAACATGGTCGTAAGACGGTGATGGATGTTTTGGCGGGTGCTGTGAAGCAACGAATTTATCCCGTAGGGCGGCTAGACAGGGATACGACCGGACTACTATTGTTGACCAACGATGGCCAGCTGGCCAAAAAACTCATGCACCCCAGTCATGAGGTCCCTAAAGTATACGAGGCAACCTTGGACAAACCGGTCACACCAGAAGATTTGGCGAAGATTACCGCAGGGTTGACCTTGGAAGACGGGCCGGTGAGTGTAGACTGGGTTAATTACCTGAAGCCCGACCAGCAGGAGGTAGTGAGTATGGAAATTCACCTGGGCCGCAACCGCATTGTTCGCCGGATTTTCGAGCACTTGGGCTATCAGGTGGTGAAGCTGGATCGCCCCTATTTGGCGGGATTAACAAAAAAAGACCTACCCCGATCTTATTTCCGCTACCTGACCCCTCAGGAAATTACGATGCTGAAGCATTTTGTTAAGTAA
- a CDS encoding 50S ribosomal protein L25, whose amino-acid sequence MEAVTVSGQIRTDVGKKATKAIRNAGEVPAVLYSKEKTIHFATTQKAVKSLIYTPKFKLAEVNVDGNTYRAIVKDIQFDPVTDDIVHLDFLHLIDGHPVKVEVPVRFNGTAPGMRAGGKLLRLMRRIKIKTTPENMVNELSLDITSLELGQSIRVRDIAPVDGVEIMSPSGAPVGIIEVPRALRSAATAEKKAAGKK is encoded by the coding sequence ATGGAAGCAGTAACTGTTTCAGGACAAATAAGAACGGACGTAGGTAAGAAAGCTACCAAAGCGATTCGTAACGCTGGCGAAGTACCTGCGGTTTTGTACAGCAAGGAAAAGACTATCCATTTTGCTACTACGCAAAAAGCAGTTAAGTCGCTCATCTATACACCTAAGTTCAAGTTAGCAGAGGTAAATGTAGATGGTAATACTTATCGTGCCATTGTAAAGGACATTCAGTTTGATCCTGTTACCGATGATATCGTTCACTTGGATTTCCTCCATTTGATTGATGGTCATCCTGTAAAAGTGGAAGTACCTGTACGTTTCAATGGTACTGCTCCAGGTATGCGCGCAGGTGGTAAGCTATTGCGCCTGATGCGTCGGATCAAAATCAAAACCACTCCTGAGAACATGGTCAATGAGCTATCTCTTGACATCACTTCTTTGGAATTGGGCCAGTCTATTCGTGTTCGTGATATTGCTCCAGTTGACGGAGTAGAAATCATGAGCCCTTCTGGAGCTCCTGTAGGTATCATCGAAGTACCTCGTGCGCTTCGTTCTGCTGCTACTGCAGAGAAGAAAGCTGCTGGCAAAAAGTAA
- a CDS encoding aspartate aminotransferase family protein: MPNLRQLFLAHVAQTSDFPLGLEIAASEGMYLYDREGKAYLDLIAGIGVSSLGHRHPKVVTAAKEQLDKYLHTIVYGEFVLAPQVQLASLIAAQLPAPLDSVYFTNSGTEATEGAMKLAKRYTGRHEFLSATRSYHGSTQGAASLMWPKDFTQAFHPLLPGIRHLDFNCDFCLSKITTKTAAVILETVQAEWGIRKPNKAWLQAVRKRCDEVGALLILDEIQAGYGRTGTLWAFEQYDVVPDILLIAKGMGGGMPIGAFVAPRAIMHTLASDPILGHITTFGGHPVSTAAGLATLQTILDENLVAQVPAKEQLFLQLLQHPRILDVRSAGLWLAVELASFEEVQTVIKYCLEQGLITDWFLFNDRSLRIAPPLIITEEEIRKACAIVLGGLDQLN; this comes from the coding sequence ATGCCCAATTTACGCCAACTTTTCCTTGCTCATGTTGCTCAAACCAGTGATTTCCCACTTGGACTGGAAATTGCTGCTAGCGAAGGCATGTATCTTTACGACCGGGAGGGGAAAGCTTACCTTGATCTCATTGCCGGCATCGGGGTGAGCAGCCTCGGGCACCGCCATCCCAAAGTGGTAACGGCAGCTAAAGAACAACTGGACAAATACCTGCATACCATCGTGTACGGTGAGTTTGTATTGGCCCCACAGGTGCAGCTGGCAAGCCTGATTGCCGCGCAACTCCCCGCTCCTTTGGATAGCGTCTATTTCACCAACAGCGGCACCGAAGCCACCGAGGGCGCCATGAAGTTGGCCAAACGATATACCGGGCGGCACGAGTTCCTCTCCGCTACCCGTTCCTACCACGGTAGCACGCAGGGAGCCGCCAGCCTGATGTGGCCCAAAGATTTTACCCAGGCATTTCATCCGCTACTGCCTGGCATTCGGCATCTGGATTTCAACTGTGATTTTTGCTTGTCTAAAATTACGACCAAAACAGCAGCTGTTATCCTGGAGACGGTGCAAGCCGAATGGGGTATCCGCAAACCGAATAAAGCTTGGCTGCAGGCTGTTAGAAAGCGCTGCGACGAGGTAGGCGCGCTCCTTATTCTCGATGAAATACAAGCGGGCTACGGCCGCACGGGTACCCTCTGGGCGTTTGAGCAATACGATGTTGTTCCCGACATTCTCTTGATTGCCAAGGGCATGGGTGGCGGTATGCCCATTGGTGCTTTTGTCGCTCCCCGAGCCATCATGCACACCCTGGCCAGTGATCCTATTTTGGGGCACATTACCACTTTTGGTGGCCATCCCGTCTCAACAGCGGCAGGACTGGCGACACTACAGACCATTCTCGATGAAAACCTGGTGGCTCAAGTACCCGCCAAAGAGCAGTTGTTTTTGCAGTTGTTGCAGCATCCCCGCATCCTGGATGTACGAAGTGCCGGCCTGTGGCTGGCGGTAGAGCTGGCCAGTTTTGAAGAGGTGCAAACGGTCATCAAATACTGCCTGGAACAAGGGCTGATCACCGATTGGTTTCTCTTCAATGACCGTAGTCTGCGCATCGCCCCACCACTGATCATCACCGAAGAAGAAATTAGGAAAGCTTGTGCCATTGTGTTGGGAGGGCTGGATCAGTTGAATTGA
- a CDS encoding GH25 family lysozyme — translation MLRSLLPITAVLLLLASCQGDTVRRVDFAIQGIDVSRYQLAIDWEQVAQQDIHFAFVKATEGATHLDTLFQENWSAIRDAGLRRGAYHFFRPTTDPLAQAQHFIDQVELLDGDLPPVLDIEVLDNSHPALLIVSLKIWLDAIYEYYGVRPILYTNLKFYNKHLAGHFDEYPLWIARYNDEEPVLACGRDWQFWQYGNRGKIAGIDGYVDFNVFAGDWLELDQLSFGQHTVLSLN, via the coding sequence GTGTTGAGGTCACTGCTTCCCATTACTGCTGTTCTTCTACTTTTGGCTTCCTGCCAGGGGGATACTGTTCGCAGGGTGGATTTTGCTATTCAAGGGATTGATGTGTCCCGCTATCAACTGGCTATCGACTGGGAGCAGGTAGCACAACAAGATATCCACTTTGCCTTTGTAAAAGCCACCGAAGGAGCTACGCATTTAGATACGCTTTTTCAGGAAAACTGGTCTGCCATTCGCGACGCAGGCTTACGTCGTGGGGCTTATCACTTTTTTCGACCAACAACCGACCCTCTGGCTCAAGCTCAACACTTTATTGATCAAGTAGAACTTCTTGACGGCGACCTCCCTCCTGTTTTAGATATTGAAGTGCTAGACAACAGCCATCCGGCCCTGCTCATCGTTTCTTTAAAAATCTGGCTGGACGCGATCTATGAATATTATGGCGTACGCCCTATCTTGTACACCAATCTCAAATTTTACAACAAACATCTCGCTGGTCATTTCGACGAGTATCCATTATGGATCGCTCGTTACAATGACGAGGAACCAGTGCTGGCTTGTGGCCGCGATTGGCAATTCTGGCAATACGGCAACCGAGGAAAGATTGCCGGAATTGATGGTTATGTTGATTTCAATGTTTTTGCTGGTGACTGGCTGGAATTGGACCAGCTCTCTTTTGGTCAACACACCGTACTAAGCTTAAACTAA
- a CDS encoding amidohydrolase codes for MDRLKIALFQADLIWEQAADNRHKFTRLFESIAPGTDLIVLPEMFTTGFSMEPAKLAETMTGETVAWLQQQAAAMNTAITGSVIIEENRNFYNRLLWVFPNGTIRSYDKRHLFTLAGEEKVYTPGKEQLLVEYKGWKIMPLICYDLRFPVWSRNQFDYDLLLYVANFPDKRGMAWRTLLQARAIENQAYTIGLNRVGTDGNGAYYAGDSCLVNYDGKISQHLPPREMVAQFEIKKEEQATFRKKLAFLPDQDEFSIHGSIQRD; via the coding sequence ATGGACCGTTTAAAAATAGCATTATTCCAAGCTGACCTCATCTGGGAACAGGCTGCCGACAATCGCCACAAATTCACCCGCTTGTTTGAGTCCATCGCTCCTGGCACTGACCTCATCGTCTTGCCTGAGATGTTTACGACAGGCTTCAGCATGGAACCCGCGAAGTTAGCAGAAACGATGACTGGAGAGACGGTCGCTTGGCTTCAACAACAGGCGGCCGCCATGAATACCGCCATTACAGGTAGCGTTATCATTGAAGAAAATCGCAACTTCTATAATCGCTTACTTTGGGTATTTCCAAATGGAACAATACGCAGCTACGACAAGCGTCACCTCTTCACTTTGGCCGGAGAGGAGAAGGTATACACGCCAGGAAAAGAACAGTTGTTGGTGGAATACAAAGGCTGGAAAATCATGCCCCTGATTTGCTACGACTTACGCTTCCCGGTTTGGAGTCGCAACCAATTCGACTACGATCTACTGCTCTACGTGGCTAATTTTCCCGACAAACGGGGAATGGCCTGGCGTACCCTCTTACAGGCGCGGGCGATAGAAAATCAGGCATATACCATTGGCCTCAACAGGGTAGGCACTGATGGCAATGGTGCCTATTACGCAGGCGATTCCTGCCTGGTGAATTATGACGGAAAAATTAGTCAGCATCTTCCTCCCAGAGAGATGGTTGCGCAATTTGAGATCAAGAAGGAGGAACAAGCTACCTTTCGGAAGAAGTTGGCTTTTTTGCCAGATCAGGATGAATTCAGCATTCATGGATCTATCCAGAGGGATTAA
- the aspS gene encoding aspartate--tRNA ligase — protein MYRTHNCGELRMSDVGQEVTLSGWVQVGRDFGALTFVDLRDRYGITQLVFDSEDNAALCEQARKLGREFVITASGLVRERTNKNANRSTGDIEIEVKSLSILNSSKVPPFTIEEETDGGDDLRMKYRYLDLRRRPLQSNIIFRSKLALETRKFLDSQNFVEVETPFLIKSTPEGARDFVVPSRMNQGEFYALPQSPQTFKQILMVGGFDRYFQIVKCFRDEDLRADRQPEFTQIDCEMAFVTQDEVLATFEGLTKHLFKHTLGIDLPDFPHMTYDEAMRRYGIDKPDVRFGMELTDLNEVAQNKGFAIFDSAELVVGICAKGQAEYTRKQLDALTDWVKRPQIGAKGLVYVKCNEDGTFKSSVDKFFNQEDLKAWAEKFGAEPGDLLLVLSGEEEKTRKQMGELRLEMGRQLNLMTPGVFKPLWVVDFPLLEWDEEAERFHAMHHPFTSPKKADMERMLNGDHETMKALRADAYDLVINGSEIGGGSIRIHDRTLQEKNFKLLGFTQEEAEEQFGFLMGAFEYGAPPHGGIAFGFDRLCAVMNGQSSIRDFIAFPKNNQGRDMMIDAPSGVAKEQLDELGLALNLKKKA, from the coding sequence ATGTATCGTACACACAATTGCGGCGAGCTCCGCATGTCTGATGTAGGACAAGAAGTAACCCTGAGTGGCTGGGTACAGGTAGGCCGCGATTTTGGAGCCCTTACTTTTGTGGATTTGCGAGATCGTTACGGCATCACCCAGCTGGTTTTTGATAGTGAAGACAATGCTGCTTTGTGCGAGCAGGCCCGTAAACTCGGTCGTGAGTTTGTAATTACGGCCAGCGGTTTGGTGCGCGAGCGTACCAATAAAAATGCCAATCGTAGCACTGGAGACATCGAGATCGAAGTAAAGTCGTTGTCTATTTTAAATAGCTCCAAAGTTCCTCCTTTCACCATTGAGGAAGAAACGGATGGTGGTGACGACCTGCGGATGAAATACCGCTATCTCGATTTGCGACGCAGACCACTGCAAAGCAACATCATCTTCCGCAGCAAACTGGCCCTGGAAACACGCAAGTTCCTCGATAGCCAAAACTTTGTGGAGGTAGAAACCCCCTTCCTGATCAAAAGTACCCCGGAAGGTGCTCGCGACTTTGTGGTGCCTAGCCGGATGAATCAGGGTGAGTTTTACGCCCTGCCTCAAAGCCCGCAAACCTTCAAGCAAATCTTGATGGTAGGTGGTTTTGATCGCTATTTCCAGATCGTGAAGTGTTTCCGCGACGAAGACTTGCGGGCGGATCGCCAACCGGAGTTTACCCAGATTGACTGCGAGATGGCTTTCGTTACCCAAGACGAGGTACTGGCTACCTTTGAAGGACTCACCAAGCACCTCTTCAAGCATACTTTAGGGATTGATTTGCCCGATTTTCCGCACATGACCTACGACGAAGCTATGCGTCGCTATGGTATTGATAAACCCGATGTGCGCTTTGGGATGGAGCTTACCGACCTCAACGAAGTGGCGCAAAACAAAGGCTTCGCTATTTTCGATAGCGCTGAATTGGTAGTGGGTATCTGCGCCAAAGGCCAGGCCGAATACACGCGCAAGCAGTTGGATGCGCTGACCGATTGGGTGAAGCGCCCGCAGATTGGTGCCAAAGGGCTGGTTTACGTCAAATGCAATGAAGACGGCACTTTCAAATCATCAGTAGATAAATTCTTCAATCAGGAAGACCTTAAAGCCTGGGCCGAAAAATTCGGTGCCGAACCCGGCGATCTACTGCTGGTACTTAGTGGAGAAGAAGAAAAGACCCGCAAGCAGATGGGAGAACTGCGCCTGGAAATGGGCCGCCAGTTGAATCTGATGACACCGGGCGTTTTCAAGCCATTGTGGGTAGTGGATTTTCCGCTCCTGGAGTGGGACGAAGAGGCAGAGCGGTTCCACGCTATGCACCACCCCTTCACCAGTCCGAAAAAAGCAGACATGGAGCGGATGCTCAATGGCGACCACGAAACCATGAAAGCCCTGCGGGCAGACGCTTATGACCTCGTTATCAATGGCTCGGAAATTGGTGGGGGCTCAATTCGTATCCACGACCGTACGCTGCAGGAGAAAAACTTCAAACTGCTCGGGTTTACTCAGGAAGAAGCCGAAGAGCAGTTTGGCTTCCTGATGGGAGCCTTTGAGTATGGTGCTCCTCCGCACGGAGGCATCGCTTTCGGTTTCGACCGCTTGTGCGCCGTAATGAACGGACAAAGTTCTATCCGCGACTTTATCGCCTTCCCGAAAAACAACCAAGGCCGTGATATGATGATCGATGCCCCTTCCGGCGTAGCCAAGGAGCAACTGGATGAGCTGGGGCTGGCGTTGAACTTGAAAAAGAAAGCTTAG
- a CDS encoding NUDIX domain-containing protein — protein sequence MPIRNSVKAIIIQDGKLLCNKNEDKRGIFHCVPGGGQEYQESLAEAVVRECWEEASVKVEVGELLFVRDYIGRNHPGQARLQHVHQVEFFFRCHLLPGAEPKMGTGRDHYQIGVSWVPLEELAQAKFYPLDMIQWLFDLDASERPVYLGDMD from the coding sequence ATGCCAATACGTAACTCGGTCAAAGCCATCATTATCCAAGACGGGAAACTCCTTTGTAACAAAAACGAGGACAAGCGCGGTATTTTCCATTGCGTGCCCGGCGGAGGACAGGAATACCAGGAGAGTCTGGCCGAAGCGGTCGTGAGAGAGTGCTGGGAGGAAGCCAGTGTAAAGGTAGAAGTAGGGGAATTACTGTTTGTAAGGGATTATATCGGCCGTAACCATCCAGGGCAGGCACGCCTTCAACACGTACATCAGGTGGAATTCTTCTTCCGCTGTCACCTGCTACCGGGTGCGGAGCCCAAGATGGGAACTGGCCGCGATCATTACCAAATTGGGGTGAGCTGGGTACCACTGGAAGAACTGGCCCAGGCCAAATTTTATCCCTTGGACATGATCCAATGGCTGTTTGATCTGGATGCTTCGGAGCGGCCGGTTTATTTGGGGGATATGGATTAG
- a CDS encoding ribose-phosphate pyrophosphokinase, giving the protein MMVDVKILSTTNSRYLGEKIADYYGQPLGDLTIKRFSDGEMQPVINESVRGGFVFFITSTYQPHENLFELLLAIDAAKRASAGYITAVIPYFGYARQDRKDKPRVPISAKLIANLLQAAGADRIMTMDLHADQIQGFFDIPVDHLKSEAIYLPYLQENLDMSNVIFASPDVGGVKRARTYAKHFNRPLVICDKYRKRANEIAEMTVIGEVKDADVVLVDDLVDTAGTLCRAADIIMKKGAKSVRALCTHPVLSGKAYENVENSVLEELLVCDTIPLKQASDRIKVLSTAKLFARAIRNTHEHRSISALFVEQ; this is encoded by the coding sequence ATGATGGTTGACGTAAAAATTCTTTCCACGACCAACTCCCGTTATCTTGGCGAAAAAATCGCTGATTATTATGGACAGCCGCTGGGCGACCTGACCATCAAGCGTTTCAGCGATGGCGAAATGCAGCCAGTGATTAATGAATCAGTGCGCGGTGGATTTGTTTTCTTCATTACCTCTACCTACCAACCTCACGAAAATCTTTTCGAGTTGTTGTTGGCGATTGATGCGGCAAAGCGAGCTTCAGCAGGTTACATTACGGCGGTGATCCCCTATTTCGGTTATGCTCGCCAGGATCGGAAGGACAAGCCCAGGGTGCCTATTTCTGCTAAGTTGATTGCCAACTTACTCCAAGCTGCTGGCGCGGACAGGATCATGACCATGGATTTACACGCTGACCAAATTCAGGGATTTTTTGACATTCCGGTGGATCACTTGAAAAGCGAGGCCATTTACCTGCCCTACCTTCAGGAAAACCTGGATATGAGCAACGTGATTTTTGCTTCTCCTGATGTAGGTGGCGTGAAGAGAGCCAGAACCTACGCCAAGCACTTTAATCGCCCGCTGGTTATTTGTGATAAATACCGCAAGCGTGCCAATGAGATTGCCGAAATGACGGTCATTGGCGAAGTGAAAGACGCTGATGTTGTTTTGGTAGATGACTTGGTAGACACCGCCGGAACGCTTTGCCGCGCTGCAGATATCATTATGAAAAAGGGAGCAAAAAGTGTTCGGGCACTTTGCACGCACCCTGTACTGAGCGGCAAAGCCTATGAGAACGTTGAGAATTCTGTATTGGAGGAATTGCTAGTGTGTGACACCATTCCTTTAAAGCAAGCATCAGACCGTATCAAGGTGCTTTCGACGGCAAAACTCTTTGCCCGAGCCATCAGAAATACCCATGAACACCGTTCGATTTCGGCCTTATTTGTAGAGCAGTAA